AAGTTGGTCTAgaccatttgaataatattttggtccatgagctgtaacaaggcGATGAACAAACCAAATTATAGAgcaataatattgaacgtctatgggTCGCTTAAGTAGTATTGAAACAAAACTCAAATATCGTTCGGCTGGTAATATACAATTCCCCCTATTctacgcggcgaatgacgtgagatggctcaagtcccGGTGTTACCGAAGGCGAGTGgggtgactatagtttgtcactaggtgagatttgaagtcatgtcctcatatgttattgAGTCTGGTATCAAAGAGGAGCTAAAGAGTAAGGTGGCTTCCAGAATAAagcgggaaactttcccatctcacctcattcgccgcgcaGAATAAAGTGGAATATCTTtaggaaaaggttttttttattgatgctCGTTGCTTTCTATAAACGTGCACAAAGTTGGTCACAAAATAGAATGTTAACTACAACTAGGTCGATTCGATTATTCAACTGACGGTTTTCATACAACTTGTGTACCTGTGTTTATGGGTGGTTTAATTGCCGCTTACCATAGCATTTGTTCTAAGATCATCACTTCAGTCGTAGCGTGGGGATTTTAGATCGTGGCTGCGAAACTTTAGTCGAAACCAACTCAGTATTGTTCTCTACCGTGATTATATTCTGCTTCATCTGTCCAAAGAGTGCTGTTTTGCGCATATTATTTGCGACATTGTTTCCAGGGGTTTTCAGGTTCGTTACACAACCCAAAGGTGTCCGGGGTGCAGAAATAACGTTATTCTTTGATGGCGCAGTCATGTCCAAAGTGCCACGCTTCGGTGTGGTTaccaaattattttcattcgaatAGATTAAGTTTGAAGGTTGTTCCTGTGGTTTCTTACTTTCTTTGTACATCTTCTCGTCCTTTTTGATTGGTTCGTTTTTCTCCTCCACTGTGTCATCTTCTTCGAACACAATGGGTGTCCGTTGGATATTTATCGAAGGTGAACGAGGATCTTTTGCAGCATCGTAGAGTCCTTGTACGATATCGTCAATTTGGGCTTTCAATTCGGTATTAAAACTCATATCACTGAACAAACTATTATTCTCCAAAGGCACTGCAGTTACCACTTCCGGAAGGGTTTCGCAATCTTTGAATGAAATCGAGCTATCCTCACTACTATTGCCAGGTTCGTTAATTTCTACGTATTCTAACGAGGCATCCTGTACTGATGTGTTCGATGCATTTGAATCATCCAAAACAAGTGGGGTCCGATCAAATGTGCTGGGTGAACGAGGATCGAGCATAATTTGAAGTTTCTCCCCAACTGCTCGTTCTGGTGATTGGGCACTATCAAAAATTTCGGTCAGATCCGACGTTAAATCACGCACTTTTGTGATGGCCGGTTTATCTTGATTATTCTAAAGAGAAATAAAATGAAGTGAAGGCTCGCGTTATCACATTTATGATACAATTTTTTACCTCACTCGTAATAGGGCTACGATTGATATTGACCGTTGGTGAGCGCGGATCTATGCTGTGCGACATATcgtgtttatttttgttcactGGGGCTACTTTGCTGTTAAATATTCCCATTTTATAACTGGAATAGAACTAGCTCAATACGGAAGGTTTATAATGTTGTACAACTATGTAAAGGCTTTAAAATCTGTCGAAAAGTTTTGCTAATGGCGGTTTGCAATACAAACCAGCTGTACTAGTGACCAAATTTGAAAGAGTTTTGATGGATGATAGCGAGAGAcatagttttgttttgaatgcAAAGTTGTCTTGTTTATGATGTACGTTCAGCCGGTGCCACACGATACTACGAATATATGTTTAGCATATGACTCGTTTGTTATATTTATGACAGACATaaaactgtactagcgttgtacttcgaaaattgtatgtctgtcatcatgtacagcgctagcgctattttaccgctgtacatggctacagttgtactgagCGCAGCGCCATAGGGTGGGTAGCATGAATAAATCGAATCAAAGCACTTGGTAAACTTTCCTTCTATTGgcttctcttgagttaataactcagattggaaacttgtttattgtgtttgatagtttggaCGCTAactaaaaacctttttcattgaaatatgaggtaaaaattggtcaaatttctgattgtcagtttgacgtGTGGTacaataccagggacagacatacagctgtacttgcgttgtacgtgtacagcgttgtacaggttacattgtaccatgacagacatactttggttgtacattgtaccgtatgtcaaactgacaatcagatatttttccaatttccaccacatatttcaatgaaaaaggtttttatttagtgtttaaactatcaaacacaacaaacaagtttccaatctgagttattaacttaagaaAAGGCAaagaaaagaacgtttatcaagtgatttgattctgcttgttcatgctacccaccactaaccgtctatggcgctgcgcacagtacaactgtagccatgtacagcggtaaaacaggtcggtacaggtacagcgattgtaccgagttgcttgcatggttctagcgctgtacatggtgacagacatacaattttcgaagtacaacgcaagtacagctgtatgtctgtcataagtattacaatggtacctgtacaacgctgtacacgtacaacgctagtacagcttgTCCCTGGTATTACTTCATTTGTCTTGCTCATATTCTCAATTGGCGacctaacgtacaaatctacacctaggcggcgctgcggtaaaagtgatgatggttttaaattttgcaatgtgagtttatggaaggtttgtagttctttccataaattacaatattaTAATCATGAAAGACTATTTGactgcgatgagtttggaagaaatttaattttgcgcaattttatatataacatgttattttcttacctctttcagtattgaaaactgtatatatatattgacaatggttgaatcaaagaagAAAATTCgggagcacaatcaaaaacaagttgaaaaatgcatgttTACTGCATGTGacaactaccttggaaagcccggaagtaaaatatacatgatttgtttttgagttttaggttacattagcataatTTTCTAAGTGCATGccatctaacgtacaaatctacacctaggcggcacAGGTTTTAAATTTCGCAATGTGAGTTTATAGAAGGTTCGtatttctttccataaattacaattttaTAATCATAGAAAAATATTTGATTACGATGAGTTTCGAAGAAGTTTAATTCTGGACAATTTCATATATAATATGCTTTTTTCTTACCTCTTCCAGTTGTcaaaatttctttcaaaataaaaacattatttgttgagtttggaagaaatttaattctgcgcaatctttatatataaaagagggaTTCTTCCACGTACGTGTACCATATCATTACAGAAGCACGGCTGATTGAcggatgattagaaaaattcgaaaaaatttacTCTGCTTATCTTCTTTGTATATAAAAGAgggattttcccacgtacgtgtaaaatatAATCATAGGAAAACGGCTGATCAAATCTGCGTCTTTTATATATCGTTGAGTTTGTTTTCAcctaaattagaatgatagaatactaaaattaaaaaattactaTGGATATccttgtacagtaatttacatttaatgcgacatttagctaattggacagacctgtaatgcgacacgtttaattggacatatttgtaaacataaagataggggcccaaattatggccccgcattgaaagtcgccaccagacgtcgacactgtaccactctcatcgccGTTgcccaattacaggtcaaaatcgcctccaatgcgacactgagtggtgcctccaCATGTCGTATTAAAAGTAAATAACTGTATATAAAAcaaggatatttaaaataaaaagggaacaTTCGAAAATCAGAAGTACGCATATTTATGTTTCACAGTGAAAATCATCGTTCGGTTCAATTTTACAGAACGATACCATACTaactctcttgaaatatattcgttatttttaccaaccaaaatattttcTAGAAATAAACTATATGACAGCACAACgattgctgggtcagctagtttcataTATAACATGCTTATTTGTTACCTCTTTCAGTTGTCGAAACTATATAAATATTGGCAATGACTGAATCTAAAAAGGAAAAGCTTTCAATCAAAAACAGGttggaaaaaaagtcacaggaaggttgtgtccgagacacgaccgcatagttgacgtaggattccgttaagctatctgttgattttggatatttttgaagaattacatatttaaactctttgataaagaTTTGGGGACCCTGAAAAAGATGCCGAATGAGACATGGTGAAAACCGCCATCTgtaaccctagacgagatgcctcctgtgttatgtaagaatgaaatgaagaaaaaaaactcaccaatgcaatataagataataatcaataccgaacacaattatcaatttttgtcatcagtgaaaacatgttactttaatacagtagaacctcgattatcctgatgtctctgttagggaacacatttcggtaggaacaaaagcttcccatactttaatgtatttgcattgtcgatttcccccgggcagcttggttttgatgtttctgttagggaaaacatttcggta
The Toxorhynchites rutilus septentrionalis strain SRP chromosome 2, ASM2978413v1, whole genome shotgun sequence genome window above contains:
- the LOC129768545 gene encoding uncharacterized protein LOC129768545, producing the protein MGIFNSKVAPVNKNKHDMSHSIDPRSPTVNINRSPITSENNQDKPAITKVRDLTSDLTEIFDSAQSPERAVGEKLQIMLDPRSPSTFDRTPLVLDDSNASNTSVQDASLEYVEINEPGNSSEDSSISFKDCETLPEVVTAVPLENNSLFSDMSFNTELKAQIDDIVQGLYDAAKDPRSPSINIQRTPIVFEEDDTVEEKNEPIKKDEKMYKESKKPQEQPSNLIYSNENNLVTTPKRGTLDMTAPSKNNVISAPRTPLGCVTNLKTPGNNVANNMRKTALFGQMKQNIITVENNTELVSTKVSQPRSKIPTLRLK